The genome window TGCCAGCAGGACCGGTCCGGTTGATTGGCAAGCCTTCACCATCCGTTCAACTCTCCTCTGAATTGTCATCACCAGGCCGCTCCAGCGGCCGAGGGATCTGCATTTCTTTTATCCACTGAAGTCGAGGCAGCTCGTCTTAGTGTTCTTTTGGCTAGGGGCGCGTTCTTCGCTACAATTTCCCTCCCACTTATGACGACCACCCCCAACATTCTTGACGTCCAGACTCGCAAGGGCCACGGCCAGAGCAAGCGCAGAACTGTCAAACGTTCTGACCAGGCCCAATGGGATCCCAAGCGCCGCTCTTTCGATCCGGTGTACCTGCTGATCGCCGCTAATCGCGACCGCATTCCCGAACTCCTGCCCATCAAGATGGCCCGTATGGCGGCATCTCCCTTCAGCTTCTACCGCGGATCGGTGCCGCTAATGGCTGCCGATCTGGCCACCCTTCCGGTAACGGAAATCAACGTTCGGATCTGCGGCGACGCTCATGTGCGCAACCTCGGCGCTTTCGCCGGCCCCGATGGCCGCCTCTATTTCGACATCAACGATTTTGATGAGACCGTGGTCGGCCCGTGGGAGTGGGATGTCAAACGCCTTGCCGCCAGCCTGGTTCTGGCGGGACGCGAGGCGGGAAACTCCGATCAGCTCTGCCGCCAGGCGGTTCGTGTCTTCATGAAGACCTATCGCGAGGCGATGCTCCGCTTCTCTGCCATGCCTAAGCTGGAAATGGCAAAATACCGGGTGCATCGCCCGTTCATCGGGCCGCCAGCCAAAAGTGTTCTTCGTAAAGCCGAGCACTCTACGCCGCTGCAAAATCTTGAGAAATTGACGGTCAAGAAACGCAACGGAGCGTTCCACTTCAAGAATGCAAAACCATTCCTGTATCCGGTGTCGAAATCTGTCGCGGCAGCGGTTCTGAAGGCCTTGGCCGGGTACCGCGAGACCCTCAGCCCCGAGCGACGCCATCTTTTCGATTTCTATCAACCCGTCGACGTAGCCTTCAAAATCGTAGGCATCGGCAGTGTCGGGCAGCGTGATTACGTCGTATTGCACTTCGCCGGCGGAGCCGATGACCCTCTTTTTCTCCAGGTGAAAGAAGAAACCCAGTCCTCGTATGCGCCTCTTGTGACATCGACCTCTGATTATCGGAATCAGGGCCAGCGGGTAGTGGAGGGACAACGCGCGATTCAGACCCAGTCTGATCTGCTCCTGGGCTGGACCTCATTCGAGGGCCGCGATTATCTCGTCCGGCAATTGAGCGATCACAAGGCTTCGATCGCGGATGAAGACCTGCGTGGCAAGGGCCTTACTCTCTACGCTCACACCTGCGGAGAACTGCTGGCCAAGGGACATGCGCGCTCTGGTGATCCGTGCACGCTTGCGGGATACTTCGGCACGGGACCGAACCTGGATAAAGCAATCGAACAATTTGCCGTTGCCTACGCCGACCAGGTCACGCTGGATTACGAGAAGTTTCGTGATGCCATCCGCGCAGGGCGGATCAAGGCCGCGCGGAAGGCATCGTGACTTCGGGAACGCCGGCTCGTTGACAACAGATCCCTCGACTGCGAAGCTCGTTCGCGGCGCGAACGATCTTCTTCGCTCGGGATTACGGCTGTGTTACGCCGTGCCCAGATACGCCTCCTGAATATACGAGTTCCCCAACAGCGACGCGCTCGAACCCTTCATGGCGATTCGTCCTGACTCCATCAGGTACGCATATTGGGAAATTTGCAGCGCGTAGTTTACGTTCTGCGCCACCAGCAGAATTGTGACTCCCTGTTTGCCGATGTCGGCAATGAACCCGAATATCTCATCTACCGCTTTAGGCGCCAGTCCCAGCGATGGCTCATCCAACATTAATAATTCCGGTTCAGCCATCAACCCTCGTCCTATGGCGCACATCTGCTGCTCTCCTCCAGAGAGGGTTCCAGCAAGCTGAGCGCGGCGTTCTTTCAAACGCGGCAGAAGCGCGTAAACTTTCTCCAGGTTCGCGGCTGCGCGCTTGCGAAACTCCGCCGGAAAAGCCCCCTTCAGCAGATTCTCCTCAACCGTCATCTTGGGCCATAGCTGCCGGCCCTCGGGCACCAACGTAATCCGCCGTTTCACTCGTTCATGGGGAGCTTCCCGCCCAATGTCCGCCTGTTTGAATTCAATGCGGCCCCTCTTTGCCCTTAGCACACCGACAATTGCGTTCAGCGTAGTCGTCTTACCCGCTCCGTTGGCTCCGATCATGCCTGCCACTTGCCCTCTTGCCAGTTCGAGTGACACACCCCACAACACTTGGACGCTACCGTAGCAGACCTCAAGGTCATCGCCAGCGGTTATCGAGCCGCCGTCGAAATCATCGAAGCCGCTCAGTAAAGCGGCGCGCAGCTCATGCTTCTTCGACATCACCGAGGGATCGCCAGATCGATCTGAATGATTGCGTTGGGATTGAAGTCGAGACCAGCTGAGCTACAAACGAAAAGACCGCCCGGCAACTCAGGCGGCCTTTTCTTAGGGAGAATAGTTCCGAACGGAGGCAAGACCTAACCGTCGAAACTTTCTGGCGAAATCTTATTGACGCTGAAGAAGGGGTGTCAAGAAAATTCTTGGATTTAAATACCTTTAATTTCAATCACTTGCAATTTTGCCACCAGCAAAGTTATGGCGCGAGAAAAGCCAACTTCTCAGGCCACTTGCAACAGTAAAGCGTCACTTTTCAAAAGCTTAGGCTGCAGAATCGCAGTTTGAGACACTTTCCCAAGCATGCAGCAGCCCCGGCTTTTGCCCTTCGTTCCCAGTTCCGGCTCTACTTCCCGATATCCAGGCGAATGATCTCGACGGCCTCGCTGCGATCAAAAATGCGGTCAGGGAAGAAGCGCTTGGCAAGGATGCGAACTCCTCCGAACGCAATTCCCACCACAATCGCCATACCCAGCAGGATGGCAATCAGCACAATAATGTTGACCAACAAGTTCCCAACGTTATTGCGCTTGCTGAAAAACGTATTTTCATTCCATGTGATGTCAGCGTCGTAGTTGACCGAAGCCAGCAGCGATTTGGCTTCGGAAGCAGATATCGACCCTGTTATGACCGCGAGAATCGGCCCGCTTCGCCTGGAGAAAAATGCAACACCACTGTTAGTTTTCTCGGCGTTCTGACCCTCATGGGCAGCATCGATCGTCTTCAGATGGGCAGCGGCGATCTGTGGCGTAGGATATGCGATCAACGTGAGCTGCGCCGTGCCCTTGCCGGTCGTGTATTCTCCCAACGCAATCTCTGCACCTTGCGAGAAGTCCACCTGCTCAGCCGGAAACGATGCTCCCACCAGGGAGAAGCCGATCGGACCTATCACGTACTTAGCCGAGTTGCGAACGTATCCCTGCTTGGGAAGATAGGTGGGCAGAGTGGGCAAGTTCCGAGCACTTCCCGTGGGCAGCGGGATCGAGTCCGCCAACTGCCGCAGATCGGCTGCGGTCATTGCAGTTACAGTATCCAGACTCACGTCCACGAGCACGTTGCCGCGATAGAAGAGAACCTGCAGGTACGATGAGGAAGCCTGGTCTCCAATCTTCTCCGTAGCCATTTCAGGCGTCTTATAGAACGTGAAGGCGCCATAGGATCCGCTGGCATCGTTGAAGCGGGCGGCCTTGACCTTCATCGAATGCCCTGGCTTGGTGTAGGTCGCGGATTCCCCGTCACTGAACCCGAACTCCCTCAGCAATTCTGGGTGGGCCGGATCAGCCTGGCGCGGATCGTTGCTGGTCTGGGAAGCCGACTTCTCCCAGCCAGCAAAGTTCTGCGGAAGCAGCGCTGGACCTGTCGAAGTAGCCGCATATCCCAGCGTGCTCAGCAATAGAATTGATAGAACAACTTGCTTCATGAAGACTGCAGACAACCTCTGAACATTAGACTACCCCCTCATACCGAAAGTTCCAAGTTGAGGCGCTTAGCGGGCGTCCGAGCCCGCTGCCGAAATCCCGAGCATTAGCGAGGGATCTGCAGTTGAAGCGGGAGCCTGCAGGCGAAATGCCGAGCGCAAGCGAGGGACCTGTTGTTGAGGACGATTCGTGTGGGAACGGGCAGTCTTGCCCGTTCAGGTCGAGGCGCAGCCTCGACGGACTTCCCACCTGAGTTTCTGGCAAGGAATGCTACTGGACCCCGGCCTTGCTCATCTTGGTGGCGACTTTAATTCCGCTTAGCCCATTGACGTACTTCGAAATTCCCCGGAACAGGGATTCCGCGATCTTCTGCCGGTACTCTGGAGTCTGCAGCTTTTTCTCATCGCCTGGGTTGCTGATGAAAGAAATCTCCGCCAGGATCGAGGGCATATTTGCGCCGATCAGCACAATAAACGGCGCCTTCTTCACGCCCCTGTCACGCATCGAACTGGCGTGGCCGGAGAGGCCACTATGCATCGCCTGCTGCACGTTGAAAGCGAATTCGCGAGATTCCTCGATCTTCTCCTTGAGGGCAATTTTCTTCACCAGGTCCTGCAATTCGTGAATCGATTTCTCTGAAACCGCGTTCTCTCGTGCCGCCACCTCCAGTGCATCGCGCGAGGAGGTGAAGTTCAAATAATAGGTCTCCACCCCGCGGGCGCCCGGATCGCGGCTGGAATTAGCATGTACGGAGATAAAGAGATCGGCCTCATGCTGGTTGGCGATGGCTGTACGGGTCTCCAGGGGAATGAAGGTGTCGTCGTCGCGAGTGTAGATGACCTCTGCACCCAGCCGGTTCTCCAGCAACTTCCCCAGGCGGAGACTGACATCCAGAACCAGGTCTTTCTCTTCCAGCCCATGAGGACCAATCGTGCCCGTATCGTGCCCGCCATGCCCGGCATCCACAACAATGCGCCCGATCTTCAGCCCCAGGGCACGAGTCAGTGAACGATCACCGGCTAGAGTAGGCTGCGCTTCGCGGGCGTTCGGCTTATCACTGGTCCGGCCTTTTCGAGAGCGGGACTTGGGCGAAGGTCCGGCATCGGTGACCTTCGCAACTACCTTCTTCTCTAGCTGAGGCTGGCTATTGGCTTTCGCCTGATCGTCCGATGGACTGTTCTGAGCCTTGGATTTTTCCTTCGACTGGCTTGAGGGCGGCTCGTCGTCAGCCTCAACGATAGTCTTGGCGACCTGACCGGACGGGCTTGTTTTTAGTGCCGATTGTGCGGGACCTGCCGAAGCACTCTTAGCGGCCTCTGGCTTTTCCTCGATACCTGCATCCGCAGATTTCAGATCCTGGTTGGGGGGATTCGCGCTTTTTGCCGCGGCAAGTTCTACACTCTGCTCTCCGGCCGATGATTGCTTTGCAGCCTTCACATTTGCGCTCGTAGCTTGCGATTTGTCGAACGGCTTCCTGGATAGTGGCTGCTCGGCACGCGCCACTGACTGGCCTGGCTTCTTGCCGTGAATATCAATGATCAGTCGATAGGGGTTGGGAAGCAGAAACGCGGAATATTCCGAGACGTCATCCACATCCAGCACCACCCGGGCCTGATCGGGCAGGTATTGGGCCACGCGTATCTTCTTAAGAAATCCGTCCTCCACGTCAAAGCTCTTGCCGACCAAGGTGGAAGCCAGCCGCGTATCCTTGAGGTCAAAGTAGATCCTATCGGGGCTCGGGATGCGCCAACCCTCGTACTTGACCTCCGCCTCGAGATCAATGGCTACCCTTGTATAGTCTGGAGTAGACCAATGGCGGATTCCCGTCAGAAGGGGGCGTCCCGTCCTTCCGCTCTCTTTTGGCTGAGCGTGGGAGCCTGATGAAGTATTCCTGGACGTTTCCGCCACGGTACCGGCGTCTTCCGCTTCTTTTTTGTTGGCAATCTTGTCGTTCTTCTTCTGCTCTGCAGCTGCTTTGATCTCCTCCAGCGCCTTGCTGGCTTCTGCAGCCTGGGGGGCGTGCGGGTAGAGCTTCAGCAGTTCGTCAAACGTGGTTCGCGCCTGCTCGGGATCATTCAGGTCGTCTTTGTAGATTTGCCCGATGGTGAGCAAAGCCTGTACGCGATGCTTGCTGCCCGGATACTCACGGCGAAGAAACCGATACTGGCCGATGGCGGCCTCCAGCGCGCTATCGTCGTCCAGTGTGTGCCCCTGCTCTGCCAAGAGCTCAGCCACGGCGACTACGCCGGCGACCGCCTTGGAGGAGTTGGGAGCTAGGTGATAGACACGGCGGTAGGCATCCTCCACCCGCTTATATTCGCGCGCGGTGCGTTCTTTCTCGGGGCGGCCATTGAGCGCCTCGCGCATGCGCTCGGCGGCCTCGAACTGACTCTGAGCTTGCTGTTTTCTCTGGCTAGAGTTGGCGGCAAGGCCGGGAAGAGCAGCGAAGGAAACAAGAAACAGAGCCGTAGCGAGGGGAATCCAGGCGATCTTGCTCCGGAGGTTTTCTCCGGGGAGGGTCGAGGAGTCCAATTTTTCGCAACCCGAAGCGGCTCTGGTTGAGAGCGTCATCTAATCCGTGTTCGTTATCCTCAAAACTCCATCGGCCGCCCGTGAGACTCGGATCGGCCCCGCGTTGCTCAGGTACAACTGCATGCCGGAGTTGCCGCCGGCATAAAGCTCCGTAATCCTCTTCACGTAATTGCGCGTCTCCGCATAAGGCGGAATGCCATTGCTGCGGTTCACCGCACCTTCGCCTGCGTTGTAGGCAGCAAGCGACAGCCGCACGTCGCCCCCGAAGTTGTTCAGTAGCTGCTTCAGATGGCGTACCCCGGCATCGACGTTCTGCTGCGGGTCGAAGGGGTTCTTGACCGACAGCAGACGCGCCGTCTGGGGCATCAACTGCATGAGCCCGAGAGCTCCCTTGCG of Terriglobales bacterium contains these proteins:
- a CDS encoding DUF6599 family protein, with the protein product MKQVVLSILLLSTLGYAATSTGPALLPQNFAGWEKSASQTSNDPRQADPAHPELLREFGFSDGESATYTKPGHSMKVKAARFNDASGSYGAFTFYKTPEMATEKIGDQASSSYLQVLFYRGNVLVDVSLDTVTAMTAADLRQLADSIPLPTGSARNLPTLPTYLPKQGYVRNSAKYVIGPIGFSLVGASFPAEQVDFSQGAEIALGEYTTGKGTAQLTLIAYPTPQIAAAHLKTIDAAHEGQNAEKTNSGVAFFSRRSGPILAVITGSISASEAKSLLASVNYDADITWNENTFFSKRNNVGNLLVNIIVLIAILLGMAIVVGIAFGGVRILAKRFFPDRIFDRSEAVEIIRLDIGK
- a CDS encoding N-acetylmuramoyl-L-alanine amidase translates to MTLSTRAASGCEKLDSSTLPGENLRSKIAWIPLATALFLVSFAALPGLAANSSQRKQQAQSQFEAAERMREALNGRPEKERTAREYKRVEDAYRRVYHLAPNSSKAVAGVVAVAELLAEQGHTLDDDSALEAAIGQYRFLRREYPGSKHRVQALLTIGQIYKDDLNDPEQARTTFDELLKLYPHAPQAAEASKALEEIKAAAEQKKNDKIANKKEAEDAGTVAETSRNTSSGSHAQPKESGRTGRPLLTGIRHWSTPDYTRVAIDLEAEVKYEGWRIPSPDRIYFDLKDTRLASTLVGKSFDVEDGFLKKIRVAQYLPDQARVVLDVDDVSEYSAFLLPNPYRLIIDIHGKKPGQSVARAEQPLSRKPFDKSQATSANVKAAKQSSAGEQSVELAAAKSANPPNQDLKSADAGIEEKPEAAKSASAGPAQSALKTSPSGQVAKTIVEADDEPPSSQSKEKSKAQNSPSDDQAKANSQPQLEKKVVAKVTDAGPSPKSRSRKGRTSDKPNAREAQPTLAGDRSLTRALGLKIGRIVVDAGHGGHDTGTIGPHGLEEKDLVLDVSLRLGKLLENRLGAEVIYTRDDDTFIPLETRTAIANQHEADLFISVHANSSRDPGARGVETYYLNFTSSRDALEVAARENAVSEKSIHELQDLVKKIALKEKIEESREFAFNVQQAMHSGLSGHASSMRDRGVKKAPFIVLIGANMPSILAEISFISNPGDEKKLQTPEYRQKIAESLFRGISKYVNGLSGIKVATKMSKAGVQ
- a CDS encoding ABC transporter ATP-binding protein; translation: MSKKHELRAALLSGFDDFDGGSITAGDDLEVCYGSVQVLWGVSLELARGQVAGMIGANGAGKTTTLNAIVGVLRAKRGRIEFKQADIGREAPHERVKRRITLVPEGRQLWPKMTVEENLLKGAFPAEFRKRAAANLEKVYALLPRLKERRAQLAGTLSGGEQQMCAIGRGLMAEPELLMLDEPSLGLAPKAVDEIFGFIADIGKQGVTILLVAQNVNYALQISQYAYLMESGRIAMKGSSASLLGNSYIQEAYLGTA
- a CDS encoding DUF2252 domain-containing protein → MTTTPNILDVQTRKGHGQSKRRTVKRSDQAQWDPKRRSFDPVYLLIAANRDRIPELLPIKMARMAASPFSFYRGSVPLMAADLATLPVTEINVRICGDAHVRNLGAFAGPDGRLYFDINDFDETVVGPWEWDVKRLAASLVLAGREAGNSDQLCRQAVRVFMKTYREAMLRFSAMPKLEMAKYRVHRPFIGPPAKSVLRKAEHSTPLQNLEKLTVKKRNGAFHFKNAKPFLYPVSKSVAAAVLKALAGYRETLSPERRHLFDFYQPVDVAFKIVGIGSVGQRDYVVLHFAGGADDPLFLQVKEETQSSYAPLVTSTSDYRNQGQRVVEGQRAIQTQSDLLLGWTSFEGRDYLVRQLSDHKASIADEDLRGKGLTLYAHTCGELLAKGHARSGDPCTLAGYFGTGPNLDKAIEQFAVAYADQVTLDYEKFRDAIRAGRIKAARKAS